The DNA window AGGTATTCAATTACAATGGCTTGTATCAACATTTGCACCATGGATTGCATTTATACTTCTGTTTTTAATTGGTGCAAATATGATAAGAGAAAGTTTATCATCAGATTATGATGATGAAAGTAAAATTGAAGATAGTTTTTCATTTAGTGAACTTACTTTACTTGCAATAGCTACAAGTATTGATGCATTTGCAGTAGGTATAACTTATGCAGTGTTAAAACAAGATGTTTTAATTCCAACTATTATTATTGGTATAGTTGCTTTTGGATTTACTATATTTGGTATATTTTTAGGTAAAAAAATTGGAGATTACTTTGGAGATAAATTTGAAATCCTTGGTGGTATTGTACTTATATTTCTTGGATTTAAAATATTATTTGAAGGTTTAGGTTTAATTAATTTTTAAGTCTTTTAGCTATTATTTGAATATTTAGATTTAAACCTTTTAGCTATTTAAAAAAGATTTTATTAATATTAATAAGATAAAAGTTTTTATATTCTTTTACATAAGAATTTATAATTATATAATCTATTTTATAAGTTTCTTAATAATAAATAAATATTTTTATTGTGATAATATGGATTTTAATGATTTATGTTTAAAACTAAAAAAAGTTACAGATAATTATAAAGAAATAGAATTAAAATTAATAGACACTGATTCTATTGTTATTCAACCTTGGACTAGATTAAAATGCCAATATGGTTGTCCTGATTATGGTAAAACATTAACCTGTCCACCATATGCACCTAAAGCAGAAGAAATGTTAAATATGGTATCTTCATATGATAAAGCTATTTTATTTCAAGTAAGTTTATGTTTTATTGATAATGTTGGTGGAATTAGTAAAATCTCAGCAGAAATTGAAGAAGAATGTTGTAGATTAGGTTATTATAAAGCATT is part of the Methanobrevibacter wolinii SH genome and encodes:
- a CDS encoding DUF2284 domain-containing protein; amino-acid sequence: MDFNDLCLKLKKVTDNYKEIELKLIDTDSIVIQPWTRLKCQYGCPDYGKTLTCPPYAPKAEEMLNMVSSYDKAILFQVSLCFIDNVGGISKISAEIEEECCRLGYYKAFGLGAGPCLLCDECNLKECIHPKEARPAMEACGIDVHKTIENNGYDILGIDEKNNSYFCYGLILLE
- a CDS encoding manganese efflux pump MntP, whose translation is MDFIATLLIAIALAMDAFSVSLTKGFTLKNITIKQILWYGLFFGGFQALMPIIGWTAGIQLQWLVSTFAPWIAFILLFLIGANMIRESLSSDYDDESKIEDSFSFSELTLLAIATSIDAFAVGITYAVLKQDVLIPTIIIGIVAFGFTIFGIFLGKKIGDYFGDKFEILGGIVLIFLGFKILFEGLGLINF